A stretch of DNA from Ricinus communis isolate WT05 ecotype wild-type chromosome 4, ASM1957865v1, whole genome shotgun sequence:
TTCACTAGCAACGGTTTAGTATGAGGCTGGCTGTACCTGTTACAAGTTTTGGTTCAGATTTAAGCTGTTGTTGGTACAATTAGCTTAAAATTCAGGAATTGAAgcatttttgaatttttgctGCCAGCCTGGTCTTCGCTCAATCTGGGAGAAATATTATGAAGAGGCCCATGCTGTTGTATTTGTAATTGATGCTACTTGCCCTTCGCGTTTTGAAGATTCAAAATCTGCATTAGGTCAGTGATGTTGAATATGATATTGAGATACACAATACTGGTGTAAGATTGGCTACAATATTATAATAGCTAAGAGTGATGGTTATTTTCATGATGCGTGAACAGAAAAAGTTCTTAGGCACGAGGATTTACAAGGAGCTCCACTTTTGATATTAGCAAACAAGCAGGTGATCTAACTATATTCCTGTGTTTTACATGCAGAGTGCATTAGCAACTTTGACTAGTGTAGCTTGGTTGTGcttttaattagtaaaaaaagaaactaatcaCTGTAACCATCATTTCAATGGCAGGATCTTCCTGATGCTGCAACAGCTGAAGAAATTGCTAGATATCTAGATCTTAAGAAGTTGGATGAGAGGGTTTACATGTTTGAAGCAGTTTCAGCATATGATGGGTAAGTGAATCCTTGGAATGTAGGTACTTCATATCAAAAGAGAGTATTGGAAGAATGTGGGATCTGACGATCACTCTCTCTCACGACACCCACTTGTTGTACATATCATCTGGAAGCACATACTTAGATTGAGATTTTGATTGCAGGTTGGGGATTAGAGAAAGTGTAGAATGGCTTGTGGAGGTAATGGAA
This window harbors:
- the LOC8258267 gene encoding ADP-ribosylation factor-related protein 1; the encoded protein is MFSLFYGLWKYLFSKTEFHVLILGIDKAGKTTLLEKLKSLYSNLEGLPPDRIVPTVGLNIGRIEVSSTKLVFWDLGGQPGLRSIWEKYYEEAHAVVFVIDATCPSRFEDSKSALEKVLRHEDLQGAPLLILANKQDLPDAATAEEIARYLDLKKLDERVYMFEAVSAYDGLGIRESVEWLVEVMERSKRTEMLRVRAGITGLGA